Proteins co-encoded in one Kribbella qitaiheensis genomic window:
- the secA gene encoding preprotein translocase subunit SecA, producing the protein MKAFDKLLHIGEGKKVRELERIAKLVNSIEDDFVAMTDEELRDQTAEFKQRVDNGESLDALLPEAFAVVREAAKRTLHQRHYDVQIMGGAALHLGNIAEMKTGEGKTLVGTLPTYLNALSGKGVHVVTVNDYLARFQAEWMGRVYHFLGLDYGVILPEMTPAERRVAYSKDITYGTNNEFGFDYLRDNMASDIADCVQREHNYAIVDEVDSILVDEARTPLIISGPAEDSQRWYVEMANLAGALKPRFNDDKIPEEQRPVADYEVDEKKRTVAILERGIEKVEDRLGIDNLYESANTPLISYLNNALKAKDLFRRDKDYVVVDGEVLIVDEHTGRTLHGRRYNEGLHQAIEAKEKVEIKEEYQTLATITLQNYFRLYSKLGGMTGTAKTEENEFAKIYGLGVIQIPTNKPMVREDQRDLIYRTEDAKFDAVVEDIAARHETGQPILVGTTSVEKSERLSNQLRKRNIPHEVLNAKQHAREAAIVAEAGRKNAVTVATNMAGRGTDIILGGNPEHLADKDLRARGIDPVESAEQYEAEYPKVLEQFEQQVKDEQVEVREAGGLYVLGTERHESRRIDNQLRGRSGRQGDPGESRFYLSLEDDLMRLFKREMVDWAMSRNDDDTVPLENKVVTKAIASAQSQVEAQNFETRKNILKYDDVMNRQRHVVYDERRRVLEGADMHDQVQDMLDETVTGYVQGATADGFAEDWDLDALFTALRTLYQTEITEDELIEEAGGDRAGMTPDFLIERFVQDARDAYARREELLGSDAMRELERRVVLSVLDRKWREHLYEMDYLREGIGLRAMAQRDPLVEYQREGYDMFAAMMESIKEESVAFIFNVEVDIEAMQADLAAQAELAELEETEPEDILVPGAPVAEFPGRQSGDDEDRPQDTPRQQDAPKLRAKGLTGSSRPQKLSYSAPTIDGDDEVSVHQDAVEGGALEYSGTPRNAVCPCGSGKKYKRCHGDPASDVYKS; encoded by the coding sequence ATGAAGGCGTTCGACAAGTTACTGCATATCGGCGAGGGCAAGAAAGTCCGCGAACTCGAGCGCATCGCGAAGCTCGTCAACTCGATCGAGGACGACTTCGTGGCGATGACCGACGAGGAGCTGCGCGACCAGACGGCCGAGTTCAAGCAGCGCGTCGACAACGGTGAGTCTCTCGACGCACTACTCCCGGAGGCCTTCGCGGTAGTCCGCGAGGCGGCCAAGCGGACCCTTCATCAGCGCCACTACGACGTCCAGATCATGGGTGGCGCGGCGCTGCACCTGGGCAACATCGCCGAGATGAAGACCGGTGAGGGCAAGACCCTGGTGGGCACCCTCCCGACGTACCTGAACGCGTTGTCCGGCAAGGGCGTCCACGTGGTCACGGTGAACGACTACCTGGCCCGCTTCCAGGCCGAGTGGATGGGCCGGGTGTATCACTTCCTCGGCCTCGACTACGGCGTGATCCTGCCGGAGATGACCCCGGCCGAGCGCCGGGTGGCCTACTCCAAGGACATCACCTACGGCACCAACAACGAGTTCGGCTTCGACTACCTGCGCGACAACATGGCCAGCGACATCGCCGACTGCGTGCAGCGCGAGCACAACTACGCGATCGTGGACGAGGTCGACTCGATCCTGGTCGACGAGGCCCGGACCCCGCTGATCATCTCCGGCCCGGCCGAGGACTCGCAGCGCTGGTACGTCGAGATGGCGAACCTGGCCGGCGCGCTGAAGCCGCGGTTCAACGACGACAAGATCCCCGAGGAGCAGCGCCCGGTCGCCGACTACGAGGTCGACGAGAAGAAGCGCACCGTCGCCATCCTCGAGCGCGGGATCGAGAAGGTCGAGGACCGGCTCGGGATCGACAACCTGTACGAGTCGGCCAACACCCCGCTGATCAGCTACCTGAACAACGCGCTGAAGGCCAAGGACCTGTTCCGCCGGGACAAGGACTACGTGGTCGTCGACGGCGAGGTGCTGATCGTCGACGAGCACACCGGCCGGACGCTGCACGGCCGCCGCTACAACGAGGGTCTGCACCAGGCGATCGAGGCCAAGGAGAAGGTCGAGATCAAGGAGGAGTACCAGACCCTCGCGACGATCACGCTGCAGAACTACTTCCGGCTCTACAGCAAGCTCGGCGGCATGACCGGTACGGCGAAGACCGAGGAGAACGAGTTCGCCAAGATCTACGGTCTCGGCGTGATCCAGATCCCGACCAACAAGCCGATGGTCCGCGAAGACCAGCGCGACCTGATCTACCGCACCGAGGACGCCAAGTTCGACGCCGTGGTGGAGGACATCGCCGCCCGGCACGAGACCGGGCAGCCGATCCTGGTCGGCACGACCAGCGTCGAGAAGTCCGAGCGGCTCTCGAACCAGCTGCGCAAGCGCAACATCCCGCACGAGGTGCTGAACGCGAAGCAGCACGCGCGGGAGGCCGCGATCGTCGCCGAGGCGGGTCGCAAGAACGCCGTCACGGTCGCCACGAACATGGCCGGCCGTGGTACGGACATCATCCTCGGTGGCAACCCGGAGCACCTGGCCGACAAGGACCTCCGGGCCCGCGGCATCGACCCGGTGGAGTCCGCGGAGCAGTACGAAGCGGAGTACCCGAAGGTCCTGGAGCAGTTCGAGCAGCAGGTCAAGGACGAGCAGGTCGAGGTCCGCGAGGCCGGCGGTCTGTACGTGCTGGGCACCGAGCGGCACGAGTCGCGCCGGATCGACAACCAGCTGCGCGGTCGTTCCGGCCGTCAGGGTGACCCGGGCGAGTCCCGCTTCTACCTGTCGCTGGAAGACGACCTGATGCGCCTGTTCAAGCGCGAGATGGTCGACTGGGCGATGTCGCGCAACGACGACGACACCGTGCCGCTGGAGAACAAGGTCGTCACCAAGGCGATCGCGTCGGCACAGTCCCAGGTCGAGGCGCAGAACTTCGAGACCCGGAAGAACATCCTCAAGTACGACGACGTGATGAACCGGCAACGGCACGTCGTGTACGACGAGCGCCGCCGGGTGCTCGAGGGCGCGGACATGCACGACCAGGTCCAGGACATGCTCGACGAGACCGTCACCGGATACGTGCAGGGCGCGACCGCCGACGGGTTCGCCGAGGACTGGGACCTGGACGCGCTGTTCACCGCGCTCCGGACGCTGTACCAGACCGAGATCACCGAGGACGAGCTGATCGAGGAGGCCGGCGGCGACCGGGCCGGGATGACCCCGGACTTCCTGATCGAGCGGTTCGTCCAGGATGCCCGCGACGCGTACGCACGGCGCGAGGAGCTGCTCGGCAGCGACGCGATGCGCGAGCTGGAGCGCCGGGTGGTGCTCAGCGTGCTGGACCGCAAGTGGCGCGAGCACCTGTACGAGATGGACTACCTGCGCGAGGGCATCGGCCTGCGCGCGATGGCGCAGCGCGACCCGCTGGTGGAGTACCAGCGCGAGGGCTACGACATGTTCGCCGCGATGATGGAGTCGATCAAGGAAGAGTCGGTCGCCTTCATCTTCAACGTCGAGGTCGACATCGAGGCGATGCAGGCCGACCTCGCCGCGCAGGCGGAGCTGGCCGAGCTCGAGGAGACCGAGCCCGAGGACATCCTGGTGCCGGGGGCGCCGGTGGCCGAGTTCCCGGGTCGCCAGTCCGGTGACGACGAGGACCGCCCGCAGGACACGCCGCGGCAGCAGGACGCCCCGAAGCTGCGCGCCAAGGGCCTGACCGGCTCGAGTCGGCCGCAGAAGCTGTCCTACTCGGCGCCGACGATCGACGGTGACGACGAGGTGTCCGTGCACCAGGACGCGGTCGAGGGCGGTGCCCTGGAGTACTCCGGTACGCCACGCAACGCGGTCTGCCCGTGTGGCTCCGGCAAGAAGTACAAGCGCTGCCACGGCGATCCGGCCTCGGACGTCTACAAGAGCTGA
- a CDS encoding nitronate monooxygenase encodes MANVSGGRLTAAISAAGGLGMLGAGSMVSADWIRTEGAVAAAGGKPYGIGLMAWSVADHPEHLEAVIELRPAFVSLSFGDLTPYVEPLQAAGIVVAMQAGTVADAREGIAAGVDAIVARGAEAGGHGRNVVGTLPLLQAILDLTDLPVLAAGGISGARGLAAVLAGRRGRWLDRYCVPHGRGGADARDVTAGLARSRRDRHRLRNGFRRRLPSRLAGRVRRPRSPQRLLRSLGRPGAGPQVRRRRPRRICRRNASRRPHRRVPVRRPGSRCPDRDDHRRCGPGRPRHLPHLPTKRYQPPLTSTHSTRTRCLRWHPSAGTCACPERQVMGAAGSGSTLSQGEAGRIWRPLPVARDTGEAVLAARKPLSVYASLFPVSGATSGAPLVGEPPAPRLPQPCHGTPVLKRFPELRLGRYR; translated from the coding sequence ATGGCGAATGTGAGTGGCGGCCGGCTGACGGCGGCAATCTCGGCTGCTGGAGGACTGGGCATGCTCGGCGCCGGGTCCATGGTCAGCGCCGACTGGATTCGCACCGAGGGCGCGGTCGCCGCCGCCGGCGGGAAGCCGTACGGGATCGGCCTGATGGCGTGGTCCGTCGCGGATCACCCCGAGCACCTCGAAGCGGTCATCGAGCTCCGGCCCGCCTTCGTCTCGCTCAGCTTCGGCGACCTCACGCCGTACGTCGAGCCGCTGCAGGCAGCCGGGATCGTGGTGGCGATGCAGGCCGGTACGGTCGCCGATGCCCGGGAAGGGATCGCGGCCGGTGTCGACGCGATCGTTGCCCGGGGCGCCGAAGCCGGTGGGCACGGGCGGAACGTGGTCGGCACACTTCCTTTGCTGCAAGCGATTCTCGACCTCACCGACCTGCCCGTACTCGCGGCCGGCGGCATCTCCGGCGCGCGCGGTCTGGCGGCGGTGCTCGCGGGCCGGCGCGGCAGGTGGCTGGATCGGTACTGCGTTCCTCACGGCCGAGGAGGCGCTGACGCCCGAGACGTCACGGCAGGCCTTGCTCGCAGCCGACGAGACCGACACCGTCTACGGAACGGTTTTCGACGCCGCCTCCCGAGCCGGCTGGCCGGACGAGTTCGGCGGCCGCGCTCTCCGCAACGCCTTCTACGATCGCTGGGAAGGCCAGGAGCCGGCCCTCAAGTCCGACGACGCCGGCCACGACGAATATGTCGCCGCAACGCGAGCCGCCGACCCCACCGCCGCGTCCCTGTACGCCGGCCAGGGAGTCGGTGCCCTGACCGCGACGACCACCGCCGCTGCGGTCCTGGCCGACCTCGCCACCTACCGCACCTACCTACAAAACGCTACCAACCTCCTCTGACCTCTACACACTCAACGAGAACGCGCTGTCTTCGGTGGCACCCTTCCGCCGGTACGTGCGCTTGTCCCGAGCGACAGGTAATGGGTGCCGCTGGCTCGGGCTCCACGCTCAGCCAGGGCGAGGCGGGGCGGATTTGGAGACCATTACCTGTCGCTCGGGACACAGGAGAGGCCGTTCTCGCTGCGCGGAAACCTTTGTCGGTATATGCAAGTTTGTTTCCGGTAAGCGGAGCAACCTCGGGTGCCCCCTTGGTGGGGGAGCCCCCGGCACCCCGGTTGCCCCAGCCGTGTCACGGGACTCCGGTGCTCAAACGCTTCCCAGAACTTCGGCTCGGTCGTTATAGGTGA
- a CDS encoding alpha-glucosidase/alpha-galactosidase produces the protein MTKIAFVGAGSVVFTQGLLADLFSFTDLGELHIALHDIDPERLDTAAGAAKYIASERGIKPRITSHLDRRAALEGADFVINIIQVGMNEATRIDFEIPARYGVRQTIGDTLGVGGVFRALRTFPVLKGLAEDIAAICPDAWLLNYTNPMAMNVWYLKALGLRNVVGLCHSVYWTMNDLSQLVGVPYGEVTYLAAGVNHQAWVLRFERAGEDLYPRLDELIAREPELRRRVRVDMYRRLGYYPTETSEHSSEYVPWYLSHQSEVDRLRLPIGDYLRIVEENVTLYEGTRDALKRGEPLPVEGTMEYAPQVIHSIVTGKPRTIYGNVVNHGLISNLPEGSVVEVPCLVDGSGVQPTAVGALPAQCAALNRSYVNVNELVVRAALEDDPRSIRQALLMDPATTLPVDQLWALCNDLVEAHGNYLQPSLRVHL, from the coding sequence ATGACCAAGATCGCGTTCGTCGGCGCGGGGAGCGTCGTGTTCACCCAGGGGTTGCTGGCCGACTTGTTCAGCTTCACGGATCTGGGCGAGCTGCACATCGCTCTGCACGACATCGACCCCGAGCGACTCGACACCGCCGCTGGAGCCGCGAAGTACATCGCCTCGGAACGGGGCATCAAACCGCGGATCACCTCGCACCTGGACCGTCGGGCGGCCCTCGAAGGCGCCGACTTCGTCATCAACATCATCCAGGTCGGGATGAACGAGGCGACCCGGATCGACTTCGAAATCCCGGCCAGGTACGGCGTACGGCAGACGATCGGCGACACGCTCGGGGTCGGTGGCGTGTTCCGGGCACTGCGGACCTTCCCGGTGCTGAAGGGACTGGCCGAGGACATCGCCGCGATCTGCCCGGACGCGTGGTTGCTGAACTACACGAACCCGATGGCGATGAACGTCTGGTACCTCAAGGCGCTCGGCCTCCGCAACGTCGTCGGCCTCTGCCACTCGGTCTACTGGACGATGAACGACCTCTCCCAACTGGTCGGGGTCCCGTACGGCGAGGTGACCTATCTCGCCGCCGGCGTCAACCACCAGGCCTGGGTACTTCGGTTCGAACGCGCCGGGGAGGACCTCTATCCCCGGCTGGACGAACTGATCGCGCGGGAGCCGGAGTTGCGCCGCCGGGTCCGGGTCGACATGTATCGCCGGCTCGGGTACTACCCGACCGAGACGAGCGAGCACTCCTCGGAGTACGTGCCCTGGTACTTGTCGCACCAGTCCGAAGTGGACCGGCTGCGGCTGCCGATCGGCGACTACCTGCGGATCGTCGAGGAGAACGTGACGCTCTACGAAGGCACCCGGGACGCGCTGAAACGCGGCGAACCGTTGCCGGTCGAGGGCACCATGGAGTACGCGCCGCAGGTGATCCACAGCATCGTCACCGGAAAGCCTCGGACGATCTACGGCAATGTGGTCAACCACGGACTGATCTCCAACCTGCCCGAGGGATCAGTGGTCGAAGTTCCCTGCCTGGTTGACGGTTCGGGCGTTCAGCCGACAGCGGTCGGCGCGCTGCCGGCCCAATGCGCAGCGCTGAACCGGTCCTACGTGAACGTCAACGAGCTCGTCGTCCGCGCCGCCCTGGAAGACGATCCGCGCTCGATCCGGCAGGCGTTGCTGATGGACCCGGCCACCACGCTGCCCGTGGACCAACTATGGGCCCTCTGCAACGACCTAGTAGAGGCCCACGGCAACTACTTGCAGCCGTCCCTGCGGGTTCACCTATAA
- a CDS encoding carbohydrate kinase family protein produces MKTFDLLVIGDANPDVVIGPVNQPLTFGQRERLVPTGSLCLGGSAAIMACGAARLGLSVAFAGRIGDDPAGAFVRAALEERGVDTSALVVDAVLPTPLTTVLTSASDRAILTAAGCLAATSAYDVPTELLRSVRHVHAASFYLMPELAAGLAGLFKEARSNKATTSLDTNDDPADRWDRMVLDPVLRVTDILLPNASEVHSLTGHPVLADAAGILARRGPLVVVKNGADGAIAHDGSSVIKAAALPIEPVDTVGAGDSFDAGFIAAVLRGFGRASALAIAAACGSLSTRAAGGTAAQPDWDQALESAR; encoded by the coding sequence ATGAAGACTTTCGACCTGCTCGTCATCGGCGACGCCAATCCCGACGTGGTGATCGGCCCGGTGAACCAACCACTGACCTTCGGCCAGCGCGAACGACTCGTTCCGACGGGATCACTCTGCCTGGGCGGATCCGCCGCGATCATGGCCTGCGGTGCCGCCCGGCTCGGCCTCAGCGTCGCGTTCGCGGGCAGGATCGGCGACGACCCGGCCGGGGCCTTCGTCCGCGCGGCCCTGGAAGAGCGCGGGGTGGATACCTCGGCGCTGGTGGTGGATGCCGTCCTGCCGACCCCGTTGACGACGGTGCTCACGTCGGCCTCCGATCGCGCGATCCTGACTGCCGCCGGCTGCCTGGCCGCGACCAGCGCGTACGACGTACCGACTGAGCTGTTGAGGTCCGTACGGCACGTGCATGCCGCGTCGTTCTACTTGATGCCGGAGTTGGCGGCCGGACTGGCCGGGTTGTTCAAGGAGGCGCGAAGCAACAAGGCGACCACCTCGCTCGACACCAACGACGACCCGGCCGACCGTTGGGACCGGATGGTGCTCGACCCGGTCCTGCGCGTCACCGACATCCTGCTTCCGAACGCGTCCGAGGTTCACTCGCTCACGGGTCATCCGGTGCTCGCCGACGCCGCCGGAATCCTGGCCCGGCGCGGCCCGCTGGTCGTCGTGAAGAACGGCGCCGACGGGGCCATCGCCCACGACGGTTCATCGGTGATCAAGGCCGCTGCCTTGCCGATCGAACCGGTCGACACGGTTGGTGCGGGCGACAGCTTCGACGCCGGATTCATTGCCGCCGTACTCCGTGGCTTCGGCAGGGCCAGCGCTTTGGCGATCGCCGCTGCCTGTGGATCGCTGTCGACCCGAGCGGCTGGTGGCACCGCGGCCCAGCCGGACTGGGATCAGGCATTGGAGAGTGCACGATGA
- a CDS encoding carbohydrate ABC transporter permease, giving the protein MKRLPFSPWHLVLAPLALLFALPLIWLLVSSVMRNAEINRFPPALIPSGINLGGYRFVLGNALFPRWFLNSFIVSAVAVTANLVFGSLGGYAFARMRFAGSKLLLGLMLATMVIPFQLTMIPTFLVMKDLGLIDTLGALIVPSLVTPFSVFLFRQFFVTLPRELEEAAWIDGCGRLRILVSVVLPLARPALSTVAVLTFLSTWNDLTWPLIAINHDSNYTLQLGLTTFQGQHHTQWAAVMAGNVITVLPVLLGFLLAQKAFIRSLASTGLKG; this is encoded by the coding sequence ATGAAGAGGTTGCCCTTCAGCCCGTGGCATCTCGTACTCGCGCCGCTGGCCCTGTTGTTCGCGCTGCCGCTGATCTGGTTGCTGGTCAGCTCGGTGATGAGGAACGCGGAGATCAACCGGTTCCCACCGGCGCTGATTCCCTCGGGGATCAACCTCGGCGGCTACCGATTCGTGCTCGGGAACGCCTTGTTCCCCAGATGGTTCCTGAACTCGTTCATCGTCTCGGCCGTCGCGGTGACGGCGAACCTGGTCTTCGGCTCGCTCGGCGGCTACGCGTTCGCGCGGATGCGGTTCGCCGGCTCGAAACTGCTGCTCGGGCTGATGCTCGCGACAATGGTGATCCCGTTCCAGCTGACGATGATCCCGACCTTCCTGGTGATGAAGGATCTCGGCCTGATCGACACCCTCGGCGCGCTGATCGTCCCGTCGCTGGTGACCCCGTTCTCGGTGTTCCTGTTCCGCCAGTTCTTCGTCACGCTCCCCCGCGAGCTGGAAGAGGCTGCCTGGATCGACGGCTGCGGCCGGCTCCGGATCCTGGTCTCCGTCGTACTCCCGCTCGCCCGGCCGGCGCTCAGCACGGTCGCGGTACTGACCTTCCTGAGCACGTGGAACGACCTGACCTGGCCGCTGATCGCGATCAACCACGACTCGAACTACACGCTCCAGCTCGGACTGACCACCTTCCAGGGGCAGCACCACACCCAATGGGCGGCCGTGATGGCGGGCAACGTCATCACCGTGCTGCCGGTGCTGCTCGGGTTCCTGCTCGCCCAGAAGGCATTCATCCGGTCGCTGGCCTCTACCGGACTCAAAGGCTGA
- a CDS encoding carbohydrate ABC transporter permease translates to MASVVGTFTIDPRARRAEAKRRTKGEGPTAWAFVSPSVLIILGLSIVPVLWSLLLSFQSNDLVSPSQWVGFANYKALSADPAFKSAVGHTLVYTALYVPLSVVGGLGIALMLDRQIRFISIYRTLVFVPFVVSAAAQGVLFSFVLDPEFGAANSLLHKLGLPAQGFFSDPGQALYLLVAISLWSGTGFCVIVYLAALQGVPGELVEAARIDGAGRSGVLRHVVLPTLTPVSVFLVLFQTINALQVFDLVFVTTKGGPLGSTTVIVYFIWEKAFKTFTAGYSAAAAYALAVALLLAGLALQLYQRRRTGKAAR, encoded by the coding sequence ATGGCCAGCGTCGTCGGCACCTTCACCATCGATCCACGAGCCCGCCGGGCCGAGGCGAAGCGGCGTACCAAAGGTGAAGGCCCGACCGCTTGGGCGTTCGTCAGCCCGTCCGTGCTGATCATCCTCGGGCTCAGCATCGTGCCGGTGCTGTGGTCGTTGCTGTTGTCCTTCCAGTCCAACGACCTCGTCTCGCCGAGCCAATGGGTCGGATTCGCCAACTACAAAGCGCTTTCGGCCGATCCCGCCTTCAAGTCGGCGGTCGGGCACACCCTGGTCTACACCGCCTTGTACGTGCCGCTCAGTGTCGTCGGCGGACTCGGGATCGCGCTGATGCTGGACCGCCAGATCCGCTTCATCAGCATCTACCGCACCCTCGTGTTCGTCCCGTTCGTCGTCTCGGCGGCGGCTCAGGGCGTGCTGTTCTCGTTCGTGCTCGATCCCGAGTTCGGTGCGGCGAACTCGCTGCTGCACAAGCTCGGGCTGCCCGCGCAAGGGTTCTTCAGCGATCCCGGTCAAGCGCTCTACCTGCTGGTCGCGATCTCGTTGTGGAGTGGCACCGGCTTCTGCGTGATCGTGTACCTCGCTGCCCTGCAAGGGGTTCCGGGCGAGCTGGTCGAGGCGGCCAGGATCGATGGCGCCGGGCGGTCCGGCGTACTGCGGCACGTCGTGCTTCCGACACTGACTCCGGTGAGCGTGTTCCTGGTGCTGTTCCAGACGATCAACGCGTTGCAGGTGTTCGACCTGGTATTCGTGACGACCAAGGGTGGGCCGCTCGGGTCGACGACGGTGATCGTCTACTTCATCTGGGAGAAGGCGTTCAAGACCTTCACGGCCGGCTACAGCGCTGCCGCGGCGTACGCGCTGGCCGTTGCGCTACTGCTGGCCGGCCTGGCCCTGCAGTTGTACCAGCGCCGTCGTACGGGGAAGGCGGCCCGATGA
- a CDS encoding ABC transporter substrate-binding protein, with protein sequence MSSPSRRDILRAAAVLAAAGTLGACGKSGDEGVGADGVVTIDFWHGQVDTGKKAIDALVKEFNQSHPKIKVVGGGGGVTADSMLQKVTAGLAAGSYPDVAYIFGSDLASMTRSPQVADLTSAVDLKDNWPAARDAVTVKGKVRAIPALLDSLCVVYNKKLFAAAGLSAPKAGWTWDDFIATAHKLTNPGKGVFGTGWPGVGDEDTVWRLWPMIWDLGGDVVSEDGKKVGFDKVGEQALGTLDRLRTDKSLYVDPKPGGEQLYQVFLGGRMGMVATGPWQLPDILDKGLDYGVVPLPSYSGKPLTISGPDTWAVFDNGSAKVKAATEFLTWLTTPAQDVRWDIQGGSLPLTTATAALPEWKKHASSTAGLQVFVDALETARVRPTITAYPQISQQLGQAIVAVLLGKKSPAEALKGCVEASNSILAVPS encoded by the coding sequence ATGTCATCACCATCCCGCCGCGACATCCTGCGCGCGGCAGCCGTCCTGGCCGCGGCCGGGACCCTCGGCGCCTGCGGTAAATCCGGGGACGAGGGCGTCGGCGCCGACGGCGTCGTCACCATCGACTTCTGGCACGGCCAGGTCGACACCGGTAAGAAGGCGATCGATGCCTTGGTCAAGGAGTTCAACCAGAGCCATCCCAAGATCAAGGTGGTCGGTGGTGGTGGCGGGGTGACCGCGGACAGCATGCTGCAGAAGGTCACCGCCGGCCTAGCGGCCGGGTCCTACCCGGATGTGGCGTACATCTTCGGGTCGGACCTGGCCAGCATGACCCGCAGCCCGCAGGTGGCCGATCTGACCTCGGCCGTGGACCTCAAGGACAACTGGCCGGCAGCCCGAGACGCCGTGACGGTCAAGGGCAAGGTCCGTGCGATCCCGGCCCTGCTCGACTCACTCTGCGTTGTCTACAACAAGAAGCTCTTCGCGGCGGCCGGCCTGTCCGCGCCGAAGGCCGGCTGGACCTGGGACGACTTCATCGCGACCGCGCACAAGCTGACCAACCCGGGCAAGGGCGTCTTCGGCACCGGCTGGCCCGGCGTCGGCGACGAGGACACGGTCTGGCGGCTCTGGCCGATGATCTGGGACCTCGGCGGTGACGTCGTCAGCGAGGACGGCAAGAAGGTCGGCTTCGACAAGGTCGGCGAGCAGGCGCTCGGCACCCTCGATCGACTTCGCACCGACAAGTCTCTGTACGTCGATCCCAAGCCTGGCGGCGAACAGCTCTACCAGGTCTTCCTCGGCGGCCGGATGGGAATGGTTGCCACCGGCCCCTGGCAACTCCCCGACATCCTCGACAAGGGCCTCGACTACGGCGTCGTCCCACTGCCGTCGTACTCCGGTAAGCCGCTCACGATCTCCGGGCCGGACACCTGGGCCGTGTTCGACAACGGCTCCGCCAAGGTCAAGGCCGCCACCGAGTTCCTCACCTGGCTGACCACTCCGGCACAGGACGTCCGCTGGGACATCCAAGGCGGCAGTCTCCCCCTGACGACGGCGACGGCAGCGCTGCCCGAGTGGAAGAAGCACGCCTCCAGTACTGCGGGGTTGCAGGTGTTCGTGGATGCGCTGGAGACCGCGCGGGTCCGGCCCACCATCACGGCGTACCCGCAGATCTCCCAGCAACTCGGCCAGGCGATCGTCGCGGTCCTGCTCGGCAAGAAGTCGCCCGCCGAGGCGTTGAAGGGGTGCGTCGAGGCGTCCAACTCCATCCTCGCGGTGCCGAGCTGA